One genomic window of Haloarchaeobius salinus includes the following:
- a CDS encoding ABC transporter permease — MTTTRRVRSEFVAAWHSFLRRRVAVFFTFFFPVLLVGIFGALVQTNPAGGGLFAEDPAYYVPGYLAVVVLQTPLSRMGSEVARHREGSRFEKLATTPLSRAEWLLAHTLVNTVIIAIAGFALLALTVALTGASITLSPLLLLYVPIGVVCFCGVGALLGALADSQDGAITAANAIGLPLLFLSETFVPPSMLPDWFHPLVALSPLTYFAHGLRQAIWAGAEPGTVILGLDAIESLALLAVLAVVFFALGARAIPVTD; from the coding sequence ATGACGACGACGAGACGCGTCCGGTCCGAGTTCGTCGCGGCCTGGCACTCGTTCCTGCGCCGACGGGTCGCGGTCTTCTTCACGTTCTTCTTCCCGGTCCTGCTCGTCGGCATCTTCGGCGCGCTGGTCCAGACGAACCCGGCCGGTGGCGGACTGTTCGCCGAGGACCCGGCGTACTACGTCCCGGGCTACCTCGCGGTCGTGGTGCTCCAGACGCCGCTCTCGCGCATGGGCTCCGAGGTCGCCCGCCACCGCGAGGGCAGTCGGTTCGAGAAGCTCGCGACGACGCCGCTCTCGCGGGCCGAGTGGCTCCTCGCGCACACGCTCGTCAACACGGTCATCATCGCCATCGCCGGCTTCGCGTTGCTCGCGTTGACGGTCGCGCTCACGGGCGCGAGCATCACGCTCTCGCCGCTGCTCCTGCTGTACGTGCCCATCGGCGTCGTCTGTTTCTGTGGCGTCGGCGCGCTGCTCGGCGCGCTCGCGGACTCGCAGGACGGCGCGATCACGGCCGCGAACGCCATCGGCCTCCCGCTGCTGTTCCTCTCGGAGACGTTCGTCCCGCCGTCGATGCTCCCCGACTGGTTCCATCCCCTCGTCGCGCTCTCGCCGCTGACGTACTTCGCACACGGGCTCCGGCAGGCCATCTGGGCCGGTGCCGAGCCGGGGACAGTCATCCTCGGACTCGACGCTATAGAGTCGCTGGCGCTGCTCGCGGTGCTCGCGGTCGTGTTCTTCGCGCTGGGGGCACGGGCGATTCCCGTGACGGACTGA
- a CDS encoding DUF7541 family protein: MADESSETATPPRPKASVWPMLIAFGLAISEVGVLFAVLPLSVFGILLFAGGIAGIVTETGYVDQPWPTLAGLAFVSVVVGGGLFVGNGGGIMQNGDVIAVPNGVAYRGVSIAVAGVLGLLLALYGRLRLEIQPAHAR, encoded by the coding sequence ATGGCAGACGAGTCATCGGAGACCGCGACCCCACCCCGTCCGAAGGCGAGCGTCTGGCCGATGCTCATCGCGTTCGGCCTGGCGATCTCCGAGGTGGGCGTACTGTTCGCCGTGCTCCCCCTGTCCGTGTTCGGCATCCTGCTCTTCGCGGGCGGCATCGCCGGCATCGTCACCGAGACCGGCTACGTCGACCAGCCCTGGCCCACCCTCGCCGGGCTCGCGTTCGTCTCCGTCGTCGTCGGAGGAGGGCTGTTCGTGGGCAACGGCGGCGGCATCATGCAGAACGGGGACGTCATCGCGGTCCCGAACGGTGTCGCCTACCGCGGCGTCTCCATCGCCGTCGCGGGCGTCCTCGGCCTCCTGCTCGCACTGTACGGTCGTCTCCGGCTGGAGATCCAGCCGGCACACGCCCGCTGA
- a CDS encoding alpha/beta fold hydrolase: MNLKRALASAGIAVGAVAATNELLSRRAEPLEPALEGEQRTYRWRGMDVAYTEAGDPEAPDLLFVHGVNAAGSSQEWHEIFEPLSKAYHVVAVDLPGFGRSDRPPIDYTAELYEDFVTDFVDDVTDEPEIIAASLSGAYAATAASRTDVSRLVLVCPTDTSMPGGKKPRLKRAIRSPLLGEAIFNGIASNPSLEYFSADHGYYDMTGYSRAKQSYQWQTTHQPGARFAPASFVSGYLDPETDLESTLAELDVPVTLVWGRESDITPLAEGRNLADATGAKLVVIDYARLLPHDEHPDRFVEAIEDDLPEISGEVFASERRQSLERERAEGHEPDPDVAVERERDADDAVEIDVEDTGSEN, translated from the coding sequence ATGAACCTCAAGAGGGCGCTCGCGTCGGCAGGCATCGCCGTCGGTGCCGTGGCAGCGACCAACGAGCTACTGTCGCGACGCGCCGAGCCACTCGAACCCGCACTCGAGGGCGAGCAGCGGACCTACCGCTGGCGCGGGATGGACGTTGCCTACACCGAGGCCGGCGACCCCGAGGCCCCGGACCTGCTGTTCGTCCACGGCGTCAACGCCGCCGGCTCCAGCCAGGAGTGGCACGAGATCTTCGAGCCGCTGTCGAAGGCGTACCACGTCGTCGCGGTCGACCTGCCCGGCTTCGGGCGCTCCGACCGGCCGCCAATCGACTACACCGCCGAGCTGTACGAGGACTTCGTGACGGACTTCGTCGACGACGTGACCGACGAGCCCGAGATCATCGCCGCCTCGCTGTCTGGCGCGTACGCCGCCACCGCGGCCAGCCGGACCGACGTCTCGCGGCTCGTGCTCGTCTGCCCGACGGACACCTCCATGCCCGGCGGGAAGAAGCCGCGGCTCAAGCGGGCCATCCGGTCGCCGCTGCTCGGCGAGGCCATCTTCAACGGCATCGCCTCGAACCCCTCGCTCGAGTACTTCAGCGCCGACCACGGCTACTACGACATGACCGGCTACAGCCGCGCGAAGCAGTCCTACCAGTGGCAGACCACCCACCAGCCGGGTGCCCGCTTCGCGCCGGCGTCGTTCGTCAGCGGCTACCTCGACCCCGAGACGGACCTCGAATCCACGCTCGCCGAACTGGACGTCCCGGTCACGCTCGTCTGGGGCCGCGAGTCCGACATCACGCCGCTCGCCGAGGGCCGGAACCTCGCCGACGCGACGGGTGCGAAGCTCGTCGTCATCGACTACGCGCGACTGCTCCCCCACGACGAGCATCCCGACAGGTTCGTCGAGGCGATCGAGGACGACCTCCCCGAGATCAGCGGCGAGGTGTTCGCGTCAGAGCGCAGACAGAGTCTCGAACGCGAGCGCGCCGAGGGACACGAGCCGGACCCGGACGTCGCCGTCGAGCGCGAACGCGACGCCGACGACGCCGTCGAGATCGACGTCGAAGACACCGGCTCGGAGAACTGA
- the acs gene encoding acetate--CoA ligase translates to MAEDTEDGEVELEARLAEQDTFEPSDAFVEQANVSDEGIYEEFEDPEAWERAADLLDWDEGYDQVLDESDAPFYEWFTGGSLNASYNCVDRHVENGRKNQAAIRWEGELGETKTYTYLDLYNEVNEFAAALRDMGVEEDDVVTLYMPMVPELPIAMLACARIGAPHSVVFAGFSADALATRMNAAESEFLVTCDGYYRRGDALNHKEKADEGLRGVEHDVETVVVDRLGDELTVFLGEHAHDYDELVESHAGERVDPVSRDAEDMLFLMYTSGTTGEPKGVKHTTGGYLSYVSWTSHAVLDIKPEDTYWCSADIGWITGHSYIVYGPLALGTTTLMYEGTPDYPDRDRIWEMVDRYQVDQFYTAPTAIRAFMKWGGEYPDRHDLSSLRLLGTVGEPINPRAWKWYYKHIGDEDCPVVDTWWQTETGGMMVTTLPGIGEMKPGSAGPPLPGISAEVVDVSGEPVGAGEAGYLTVNKPWPGMLRTLYNNDERFISEYWNEYSDPDADRWVYFPEDGAKLDEDGYITVLGRVDDVLNVSGHRLGTMEIESAIVGVPGVAEAAVVGGHHDVKGEAVYAYVITEDGSEPGEELRGKIIEGVEDAIGPIARPEAVIFTPELPKTRSGKIMRRLLEDIANGEELGDTSTLRNPEVVEDIASRVGGD, encoded by the coding sequence ATGGCAGAGGATACCGAGGACGGAGAGGTGGAACTGGAGGCCCGACTGGCGGAACAGGACACCTTCGAGCCCTCGGACGCGTTCGTCGAGCAGGCGAACGTGTCGGACGAGGGCATCTACGAGGAGTTCGAGGACCCGGAGGCGTGGGAGCGTGCTGCCGACCTGCTCGACTGGGACGAGGGGTACGACCAGGTGCTCGACGAGAGCGACGCCCCGTTCTACGAGTGGTTCACGGGCGGGTCGCTCAACGCGTCGTACAACTGCGTCGACCGGCACGTCGAGAACGGCCGCAAGAACCAGGCCGCCATCCGCTGGGAGGGCGAACTCGGCGAGACGAAGACGTACACGTACCTCGACCTCTACAACGAGGTGAACGAGTTCGCGGCCGCACTCCGTGATATGGGCGTCGAGGAGGACGACGTCGTGACGCTGTACATGCCGATGGTGCCGGAGCTGCCCATCGCCATGCTGGCGTGTGCCCGCATCGGCGCGCCGCACTCGGTCGTGTTCGCTGGCTTCTCCGCCGACGCGCTCGCGACGCGGATGAACGCCGCCGAGTCCGAGTTCCTCGTCACCTGCGACGGCTACTACCGCCGCGGCGACGCGCTGAACCACAAGGAGAAGGCCGACGAGGGACTCCGTGGCGTCGAGCACGACGTCGAGACGGTCGTCGTCGACCGCCTCGGGGACGAGCTGACGGTGTTCCTCGGCGAGCACGCCCACGACTACGACGAACTGGTCGAGTCCCACGCCGGCGAGCGGGTCGACCCCGTCTCCCGCGACGCCGAGGACATGCTGTTCCTGATGTACACCTCCGGCACCACGGGCGAACCGAAAGGTGTCAAGCACACGACCGGCGGCTACCTGAGCTACGTCTCGTGGACCAGCCACGCCGTGCTCGACATCAAGCCCGAGGACACGTACTGGTGCTCGGCCGACATCGGCTGGATCACCGGCCACAGCTACATCGTCTACGGGCCGCTCGCGCTGGGGACGACGACCCTGATGTACGAGGGGACGCCGGACTACCCGGACCGCGACCGCATCTGGGAGATGGTCGACCGCTACCAGGTGGACCAGTTCTACACCGCGCCGACGGCAATCCGGGCGTTCATGAAGTGGGGCGGCGAGTACCCGGACCGGCACGACCTGTCGAGCCTGCGGCTGCTCGGCACCGTCGGCGAACCCATCAACCCCCGGGCGTGGAAGTGGTACTACAAGCACATCGGCGACGAGGACTGTCCCGTCGTCGACACCTGGTGGCAGACCGAGACCGGCGGCATGATGGTCACCACCCTGCCCGGAATCGGCGAGATGAAGCCCGGTTCCGCCGGGCCGCCGCTTCCGGGTATCTCCGCGGAGGTCGTCGACGTCTCTGGCGAGCCAGTCGGTGCGGGCGAGGCCGGCTACCTCACGGTGAACAAACCCTGGCCGGGGATGCTCCGCACGCTGTACAACAACGACGAGCGGTTCATCAGCGAGTACTGGAACGAGTACTCCGACCCGGACGCCGACCGCTGGGTGTACTTCCCCGAGGACGGCGCAAAACTCGACGAGGACGGCTACATCACCGTGCTCGGTCGCGTCGACGACGTGCTCAACGTCTCCGGCCACCGGCTCGGGACGATGGAGATCGAGAGCGCCATCGTCGGCGTCCCGGGTGTCGCCGAGGCCGCCGTCGTCGGTGGCCACCACGACGTGAAGGGCGAGGCCGTCTACGCCTACGTCATCACCGAGGACGGCTCCGAACCCGGCGAGGAGCTGCGCGGGAAGATAATCGAGGGTGTCGAGGACGCCATCGGTCCCATCGCACGGCCGGAAGCGGTCATCTTCACGCCCGAACTGCCGAAGACCCGCTCCGGGAAGATCATGCGCCGACTGCTCGAGGACATCGCGAACGGCGAGGAGCTCGGCGACACCTCCACGCTGCGCAACCCCGAGGTCGTCGAGGACATCGCCTCGCGCGTCGGCGGGGACTAG
- a CDS encoding ABC transporter ATP-binding protein, producing MTTVLAAEGVRKAYGETTALDGVSLSVEAGEVFALIGPNGAGKTTLVRSLTGTVESDDGTVELLGSRPRDADESRLGVLPQSFSPPGRLTAREVVAYYGGLYDESRDVDEVMAEVGVTDAADTWYENCSGGQQRRTCLGATLVNDPDVLFLDEPTTGIDPAGRRTLWDRIEELAAGGTTVFLTTHDMSEAERLADRVGLLADGDLVAVGTPGELVREHGGDRRLAVTVDGVPTAAADALGRETRIDGDRVVAEGVEPGDIGGIVEALDRAGIDYTELAWAEPSLEDVYMELVGERYGPDPRRQVPATD from the coding sequence ATGACGACGGTACTCGCCGCCGAGGGTGTCCGGAAGGCCTACGGGGAGACGACCGCGCTCGACGGCGTCTCGCTGTCGGTCGAGGCGGGCGAGGTGTTCGCCCTCATCGGCCCGAACGGCGCGGGGAAGACGACGCTCGTCCGCTCGCTGACCGGCACGGTGGAGTCGGACGACGGCACGGTGGAACTACTCGGCTCGCGCCCGCGCGACGCCGACGAATCACGACTCGGCGTGCTCCCGCAGTCGTTCTCGCCGCCTGGACGGCTCACCGCGCGGGAGGTCGTCGCCTACTACGGGGGGCTGTACGACGAATCGCGGGACGTGGACGAGGTCATGGCCGAGGTGGGCGTCACCGACGCCGCCGACACCTGGTACGAGAACTGCTCGGGCGGCCAGCAGCGCCGGACCTGCCTCGGCGCGACGCTGGTCAACGACCCGGACGTCCTCTTCCTCGACGAGCCGACGACCGGCATCGACCCCGCCGGCCGGCGCACGCTCTGGGACCGCATCGAGGAGCTCGCCGCGGGCGGGACGACGGTGTTCCTGACCACCCACGACATGAGCGAGGCCGAACGGCTGGCCGACCGGGTGGGCCTGCTCGCGGACGGCGACCTCGTCGCTGTCGGGACGCCGGGCGAGCTCGTCCGGGAACACGGCGGCGACCGCCGACTCGCGGTCACGGTCGACGGTGTCCCGACCGCCGCGGCGGACGCACTCGGCCGCGAGACGCGGATCGACGGCGACCGCGTCGTCGCCGAGGGCGTGGAACCGGGTGACATCGGCGGCATCGTCGAGGCGCTGGACCGGGCCGGGATCGACTACACCGAGCTGGCGTGGGCGGAGCCGTCGCTTGAGGACGTGTACATGGAACTGGTCGGGGAGCGCTACGGACCGGACCCGAGGCGACAGGTGCCGGCGACCGACTGA
- a CDS encoding cbb3-type cytochrome c oxidase subunit I — MDISGQIVLTALMAVFLFGVVLFLARAADWRTYTPLAGGGSGIVSQEGGYGHAEKPAGIFRWLTTVDHKDIGILYGVYAILAFAWGGIAVIIMRAELITPGIDVTQALAGAMGVSSGQNLYNGLLTSHGITMLFLFGTPILAAFSNYLVPLLIDADDMAFPRINAIAFWMLPPGAVLIWAGFFIAPFVESVAPSMASWTMYPPQSVEQTATGGAASSIAQLNAGTDLMLLGLHLTGVSATMGAINFIATIFSERGPEVGWDKLDIFSWTILTQSALILFSFPLLGSALVMLLLDRNFATTFFTTDGGGTILYQHLFWFFGHPEVYILVLPPMGIISYVLPRFAGRKLFGFKFVVYSTLAIGVLSFGVWAHHMFSTGIDPRIRASFMAVSLAIAIPSAVKTFNWITTMWNGKIRLTTPMLYCIGFVANFIIGGVTGVFLASIPVDFLLHDTYYVVGHFHYVIMGAIAFAVFAGVYYWFPLVTGRMYQVTLAKAHFWLTMVGTNLTFFAMILMGYAGMPRRYATYNLITVGPIDLIQTMHVLATVGAFILLVGQIIWLWNMVQSYLEGPRVGPDPWNLEEDGVDSREWDWFENRLETALTDGGEPEDADADA; from the coding sequence ATGGACATTAGCGGACAGATAGTGCTGACAGCCCTCATGGCTGTGTTCCTGTTCGGGGTCGTGCTGTTCCTGGCACGTGCCGCGGACTGGCGCACCTACACGCCGCTCGCGGGTGGCGGCTCCGGCATCGTCAGCCAGGAGGGCGGGTACGGACACGCTGAGAAACCGGCCGGGATATTCCGGTGGCTCACCACCGTCGACCACAAGGACATCGGCATCCTCTACGGCGTCTACGCCATCCTCGCGTTCGCGTGGGGCGGCATCGCCGTCATCATCATGCGGGCCGAGCTCATCACGCCCGGCATCGACGTGACCCAGGCGCTCGCAGGCGCGATGGGGGTCAGCAGCGGGCAGAACCTCTACAACGGTCTTCTCACGAGTCACGGCATCACGATGCTGTTCCTGTTCGGGACACCCATCCTCGCCGCCTTCTCCAACTACCTCGTCCCGCTGCTCATCGACGCGGACGACATGGCGTTCCCGCGCATCAACGCCATCGCGTTCTGGATGCTCCCGCCGGGCGCGGTGCTCATCTGGGCCGGCTTCTTCATCGCGCCGTTCGTCGAGAGCGTCGCGCCGTCGATGGCCTCCTGGACGATGTACCCGCCGCAGTCCGTCGAGCAGACCGCGACGGGTGGTGCCGCATCGAGCATCGCCCAGCTCAACGCCGGAACGGACCTGATGCTGCTCGGCCTGCACCTGACCGGTGTCTCGGCGACGATGGGTGCGATCAACTTCATCGCGACCATCTTCTCGGAGCGCGGTCCCGAGGTCGGCTGGGACAAGCTCGACATCTTCTCGTGGACCATCCTCACCCAGTCCGCGCTCATCCTGTTCTCGTTCCCGCTGCTGGGGAGCGCGCTGGTGATGCTGCTGCTCGATCGGAACTTCGCGACGACGTTCTTCACCACCGACGGCGGTGGCACCATCCTCTACCAGCACCTGTTCTGGTTCTTCGGCCACCCGGAGGTGTACATCCTCGTCCTGCCCCCGATGGGCATCATCAGCTACGTGCTCCCGCGCTTTGCGGGCCGGAAGCTGTTCGGCTTCAAGTTCGTCGTCTACTCCACGCTCGCCATCGGTGTGCTCTCCTTCGGTGTCTGGGCGCACCACATGTTCTCGACGGGCATCGACCCGCGCATCCGCGCCTCGTTCATGGCGGTCTCGCTGGCCATCGCGATCCCGAGTGCGGTGAAGACGTTCAACTGGATCACGACGATGTGGAACGGGAAGATCCGCCTGACGACGCCGATGCTGTACTGCATCGGCTTCGTCGCCAACTTCATCATCGGCGGCGTGACGGGCGTCTTCCTCGCCTCCATCCCCGTCGACTTCCTGCTCCACGACACGTACTACGTCGTCGGCCACTTCCACTACGTCATCATGGGCGCCATCGCGTTCGCCGTCTTCGCGGGCGTCTACTACTGGTTCCCGCTCGTCACCGGGCGGATGTACCAGGTCACGCTCGCCAAGGCCCACTTCTGGCTCACGATGGTCGGGACCAACCTGACGTTCTTCGCGATGATCCTGATGGGCTACGCCGGGATGCCGCGTCGCTACGCGACGTACAACCTCATCACGGTCGGCCCCATCGACCTCATCCAGACGATGCACGTGCTGGCGACCGTCGGCGCGTTCATCCTGCTGGTCGGCCAGATCATCTGGCTCTGGAACATGGTCCAGTCCTACCTGGAGGGCCCGCGCGTCGGTCCCGACCCGTGGAACCTCGAGGAGGACGGCGTCGACTCCCGCGAGTGGGACTGGTTCGAGAACCGCCTCGAGACCGCGCTCACCGACGGCGGCGAACCCGAGGACGCGGACGCAGACGCGTAA
- the nucS gene encoding endonuclease NucS encodes MPTERYDSPDAETIERVVREGQRDGAMVTCLAECEVEYDGRSGGYLGPGDRLVVAKPDGTLLVHRPSGHQPVNWMPAGATIKVEEDEGAPLLYARRSNPNEYLRVYLHEPHLLTRFDADDPATYQERGTEAEMHEYIERNPETAIEEGFRVVEHERESVYGYIDFFGKDAEGRPVVVEVKRRQATLNNVDQLKRYMELYRESREPSERDVSGSTEGANGESDGGGTRWKSNPDVRGILVAPSASDRVRRTLRDDGLEFVELSEFAVEKRESSEKTLSDFL; translated from the coding sequence GTGCCGACAGAACGATACGACTCCCCCGATGCGGAGACCATCGAGCGCGTCGTCAGGGAGGGCCAGCGCGACGGGGCGATGGTCACCTGCCTCGCGGAGTGCGAGGTGGAGTACGACGGACGCAGCGGCGGCTACCTCGGGCCAGGCGACCGGCTGGTCGTCGCCAAGCCCGACGGGACCCTGCTGGTCCACCGGCCGTCCGGCCACCAGCCGGTGAACTGGATGCCCGCCGGTGCGACGATCAAGGTCGAGGAGGACGAGGGCGCGCCGCTGCTGTACGCCCGTCGCTCGAACCCGAACGAGTACCTGCGGGTCTACCTCCACGAGCCGCACCTGCTGACGCGGTTCGACGCCGACGACCCGGCGACGTACCAGGAGCGCGGCACAGAGGCGGAGATGCACGAGTACATCGAGCGCAACCCGGAGACGGCCATCGAGGAGGGCTTCCGCGTCGTCGAGCACGAGCGCGAGAGCGTCTACGGCTACATCGACTTCTTCGGGAAGGACGCCGAGGGCCGGCCCGTCGTCGTCGAGGTCAAGCGCCGGCAGGCGACGCTGAACAACGTCGACCAGCTGAAGCGGTACATGGAGCTGTACCGGGAGTCCCGTGAGCCGAGCGAACGGGACGTCAGCGGGTCCACCGAGGGAGCGAACGGAGAGAGCGACGGAGGTGGGACCCGCTGGAAGTCGAACCCCGATGTCAGAGGGATCCTCGTCGCGCCGTCGGCCAGCGACCGGGTGCGGCGCACGCTCCGGGACGACGGACTGGAGTTCGTCGAGCTGTCGGAGTTCGCCGTCGAGAAGCGCGAGTCGAGCGAGAAGACGCTCTCCGATTTCCTCTGA
- a CDS encoding Zn-ribbon domain-containing OB-fold protein, protein MSDDETYDAGYDDWLDAVEDGEAYYLEGPDGDGWLPPRRVDPATGSRELTEKQLPETGEVETFTVVHVPTPAFEKDAPFATAIARFGPARITGIVEADPDDVSVGMDVAVGVMETETTGDRAVVFRPK, encoded by the coding sequence ATGAGCGACGACGAGACCTACGACGCGGGCTACGACGACTGGCTCGACGCCGTCGAGGACGGCGAGGCGTACTACCTCGAAGGCCCGGACGGCGACGGCTGGCTGCCGCCGCGGCGGGTCGACCCCGCGACGGGCTCGCGCGAGCTGACCGAGAAGCAACTGCCGGAGACGGGCGAGGTGGAGACGTTCACCGTCGTGCACGTGCCGACGCCCGCCTTCGAGAAGGATGCACCGTTCGCGACGGCCATCGCACGGTTCGGGCCGGCTCGCATCACCGGCATCGTCGAGGCCGACCCGGACGACGTGTCGGTCGGGATGGACGTCGCTGTGGGCGTGATGGAGACGGAGACGACCGGCGACCGTGCGGTCGTCTTCAGACCGAAGTAG
- a CDS encoding DUF6684 family protein: MEQDRTIFDKDTFLDLTVNMIPLFIMAFFFVLFLPMVYGPFGWDSTYSLLQIGLILVPFGLLAILTYFSAVAIEGDANETEAREAAEAEAEAEAAAEAETADAEAETEAVAETETAEAEAEAEAVAETETVDEDTTPDGDEDADPETADAADETDEADGNDEA; the protein is encoded by the coding sequence ATGGAGCAAGACCGGACGATATTCGACAAGGACACGTTCCTCGACCTGACGGTGAACATGATCCCGCTGTTCATCATGGCGTTCTTCTTCGTGCTGTTCCTGCCGATGGTGTACGGCCCCTTCGGCTGGGACTCGACGTACTCGCTGCTCCAGATCGGACTCATCCTCGTCCCCTTCGGGCTGCTGGCGATCCTGACGTACTTCTCCGCGGTCGCCATCGAGGGTGACGCCAACGAGACGGAGGCCCGCGAGGCCGCCGAAGCGGAGGCAGAGGCCGAGGCAGCGGCGGAAGCCGAGACCGCCGATGCCGAAGCGGAGACCGAGGCAGTGGCGGAAACCGAGACCGCCGAAGCGGAAGCAGAGGCCGAGGCAGTGGCGGAGACCGAGACCGTCGACGAGGACACCACCCCGGACGGTGACGAGGACGCCGACCCCGAGACAGCCGACGCGGCGGACGAGACTGACGAGGCAGACGGGAACGACGAGGCGTAG
- a CDS encoding thiolase domain-containing protein, translated as MTDVRIAGVGLTKFGASPERTGRDLFAEAGLDALDDAGVDQDDVEALFYGNFMGELAEHQGHQGPLMAEAVGVDAPATRYEAACASSGVAVAEAVKNIRNGERDVVLVGGAERMTNLGTAGATEALAIAADDLWEVKAGMTFPGAYALMANAYFSEYGGDREDLAAIAVKNHENAVPNEKAQYQREISIEDVVEAPMVAEPLGLYDSCPISDGASALVLTSEAYAEEHDLDASVAVTGTGQGGDLMALHDRDFLARSPAADEAATEAYADAGISADDVEVAEVHDCFTIAEVLAMESLGLFEVGEGISAARDGKTTREGELPVNLSGGLKAKGHPVGATGASQLAEMASLLRGDHPNSEYVEGATTGVTHNAGGTVASAVVHVLEVVA; from the coding sequence ATGACCGACGTACGAATCGCCGGTGTCGGGCTGACCAAGTTCGGTGCGTCACCGGAACGGACCGGTCGCGACCTCTTCGCGGAGGCCGGACTGGACGCACTCGACGACGCCGGTGTCGACCAGGACGACGTCGAGGCGTTGTTCTACGGGAACTTCATGGGCGAACTCGCCGAACACCAGGGCCACCAGGGCCCGCTGATGGCCGAGGCCGTCGGCGTCGACGCGCCCGCGACCCGATACGAGGCGGCGTGTGCCTCCTCCGGGGTGGCGGTGGCGGAGGCGGTGAAGAACATCCGCAACGGCGAGCGGGACGTGGTGCTCGTCGGCGGCGCGGAGCGGATGACCAACCTGGGGACCGCGGGCGCGACGGAGGCGCTCGCCATCGCGGCCGACGACCTCTGGGAGGTCAAGGCCGGGATGACGTTCCCCGGCGCGTACGCGCTGATGGCGAACGCCTACTTCAGCGAGTACGGCGGCGACCGCGAGGACCTCGCCGCCATCGCGGTGAAGAACCACGAGAACGCCGTCCCGAACGAGAAGGCACAGTACCAGCGCGAGATCAGTATCGAGGACGTCGTCGAGGCCCCGATGGTCGCGGAACCGCTCGGGCTGTACGACTCCTGTCCCATCTCCGACGGCGCGAGCGCGCTCGTGCTCACGTCGGAGGCGTACGCGGAGGAGCACGACCTCGACGCGTCCGTGGCCGTGACGGGGACGGGCCAGGGCGGCGACCTGATGGCGCTGCACGACCGCGACTTCCTCGCGCGCTCGCCGGCGGCCGACGAGGCGGCCACGGAGGCGTACGCGGACGCCGGTATCTCCGCAGACGACGTGGAGGTCGCGGAGGTCCACGACTGCTTCACCATCGCGGAGGTGCTCGCGATGGAGTCGCTCGGCCTGTTCGAGGTCGGCGAGGGCATCTCGGCGGCCCGGGACGGGAAGACGACCCGCGAGGGCGAGCTGCCGGTGAACCTCTCCGGCGGCCTGAAGGCGAAGGGCCACCCGGTCGGCGCGACCGGCGCGTCCCAGCTCGCGGAGATGGCCTCGCTGCTCCGGGGCGACCACCCCAACAGCGAGTACGTCGAGGGAGCGACGACCGGCGTCACCCACAACGCGGGTGGCACGGTCGCGAGTGCCGTCGTCCACGTGCTGGAGGTGGTCGCATGA
- a CDS encoding DUF7520 family protein, whose protein sequence is MTETVSDRFRGRRIVVGIYLAVVALAGVFGAAVGVLLPVESGRDIQEASIAGLEFAVTPLNFAVYGVVMVGVGLGVLLLAVRFVSRFDDDAVDGN, encoded by the coding sequence GTGACAGAGACCGTCAGCGACCGGTTCCGGGGCAGACGCATCGTCGTCGGTATCTACCTCGCCGTCGTCGCACTCGCGGGCGTCTTCGGTGCTGCCGTCGGCGTGCTGCTGCCCGTCGAGTCCGGCCGGGACATCCAGGAGGCGAGCATCGCGGGCCTCGAGTTCGCGGTGACGCCGCTGAACTTCGCCGTCTACGGCGTCGTGATGGTCGGCGTGGGCCTCGGCGTGCTGCTGCTCGCGGTGCGGTTCGTCTCGCGGTTCGACGACGATGCAGTCGACGGGAACTAG